One Mesorhizobium sp. L-2-11 genomic region harbors:
- a CDS encoding ATP-binding cassette domain-containing protein: MADTTAPTPLIEMRNISIAFGGIRAVDDASIDLFPGEVVALLGHNGAGKSTLIKILSGAYKRDAGQIFVNGEEASIANPRDAKKYGIETIYQTLALADNVDAAANLFLGRELMTGWGTLDDGAMEAEARKVMGRLNPRFQRFKDPVVKLSGGQRQSVAIARAILFNARILIMDEPTAALGPQETAQVGELVMQLKADGIGIFLISHDIHDVFELADRVCVMKNGRVVGTARTGDVTQDEVLGMIILGKCPPGAIPGPGALKIAA, encoded by the coding sequence ATGGCTGACACAACTGCTCCCACGCCATTGATCGAAATGCGCAACATCTCGATTGCCTTCGGCGGCATTCGCGCCGTCGACGATGCGTCGATCGACCTTTTCCCGGGCGAGGTCGTGGCGCTGCTCGGCCACAACGGCGCTGGAAAGTCGACGCTGATCAAGATCCTGTCCGGCGCCTACAAGCGCGATGCGGGCCAGATCTTCGTCAATGGCGAGGAGGCTTCGATCGCCAATCCGCGCGACGCCAAGAAATACGGCATCGAGACGATCTACCAGACGCTGGCGCTCGCCGACAATGTCGACGCCGCTGCCAACCTGTTCCTCGGCCGCGAGCTGATGACCGGCTGGGGCACGCTCGACGATGGCGCCATGGAGGCCGAGGCGCGCAAGGTGATGGGCAGGCTCAATCCCCGTTTCCAGCGCTTCAAGGATCCGGTGGTCAAGCTTTCGGGCGGCCAGCGGCAGTCGGTGGCGATCGCGCGCGCCATCCTGTTCAACGCCCGCATATTGATCATGGATGAGCCGACGGCGGCACTGGGACCGCAGGAAACGGCGCAGGTCGGCGAACTGGTCATGCAGCTCAAGGCCGACGGCATCGGCATCTTCCTGATCAGCCATGACATCCACGATGTGTTCGAGCTTGCCGACCGCGTTTGCGTCATGAAGAATGGTCGGGTCGTCGGAACGGCGCGCACCGGCGACGTGACCCAGGACGAGGTGCTCGGCATGATCATCCTGGGCAAGTGTCCGCCCGGCGCCATTCCGGGACCAGGCGCGCTGAAGATCGCCGCCTGA
- a CDS encoding sensor histidine kinase: MKTPNLPVDVLSVVTAQDRLAVLHGLDAIDTAADPDFDNIVGLAAAVMQTPVALVTLLDIERQWFKSCVGLDETEASTDTSFCAHTIAAGDQPMVVTDATMDSRFNASPLITGEHHFRFYAGAAIVVAGARIGTLCVLDRKPRASPSAAQLEQLTALAGLAASLFALKDASRNGASIAAALAREEKRRGIALDAASLASWAWDIHTDMIECDARLSELFDLPRSTRLRARDILAAIDPRDVYQTETRFRDALSGGDDYFGEYRVKDFTPPRWLATRGRVIERDGDGKPTLIFGVNYDITERKLGDERQRLLLRELNHRVKNTLATVQALATQTVRHARQPSDFLEAFSARLQALGAAHSLLSDREWRGIGIRELVQIEVKPFDTAEQPRMTISGADLLLSPDQAVGLGLILHELASNALQHGSLSAASGKVDLDWQAQGRKGARRLVLTWRESGGPEVASPERHGFGSILIRRSLAKVISSEVTHEFRPGGVFAEISMPLEDLPK; this comes from the coding sequence GTGAAGACGCCGAATCTGCCGGTCGATGTCCTTAGCGTGGTAACGGCGCAGGACCGGCTTGCCGTACTCCATGGTCTCGATGCAATCGACACGGCGGCCGATCCTGACTTCGACAATATCGTTGGGCTCGCCGCCGCGGTGATGCAAACGCCTGTCGCGCTGGTGACACTGCTCGATATCGAGCGGCAGTGGTTCAAGTCCTGTGTCGGCCTCGACGAGACCGAGGCCTCGACCGATACATCTTTCTGCGCCCACACCATTGCCGCCGGCGACCAGCCGATGGTGGTGACCGATGCGACCATGGATTCACGTTTCAACGCCAGCCCGCTGATCACTGGCGAGCATCATTTCCGTTTCTATGCTGGTGCGGCGATTGTGGTGGCCGGCGCCCGGATCGGCACGCTCTGCGTGCTCGACCGCAAGCCGCGCGCGTCGCCGTCTGCCGCCCAGCTCGAGCAATTGACGGCGCTCGCCGGCCTCGCCGCCAGCCTGTTCGCATTGAAGGACGCCAGCCGCAACGGCGCCAGCATCGCTGCGGCGCTGGCGCGCGAGGAAAAGCGGCGCGGCATCGCGCTCGATGCCGCCTCACTCGCAAGCTGGGCATGGGATATCCACACCGATATGATCGAATGCGATGCCCGGTTATCCGAGCTGTTCGACCTGCCGCGCTCGACCCGGCTGAGGGCGCGCGATATTCTTGCCGCCATCGACCCGCGTGATGTCTACCAGACCGAGACACGCTTTCGTGACGCGCTGAGCGGCGGCGACGACTATTTTGGCGAATACCGCGTCAAGGACTTCACGCCGCCGCGCTGGCTCGCGACACGCGGCCGGGTCATCGAACGCGACGGCGACGGCAAGCCGACGCTGATCTTCGGCGTCAACTACGACATCACCGAACGCAAGCTCGGCGACGAGCGGCAACGGCTGTTGCTGCGCGAGCTGAACCATCGCGTCAAGAACACGCTGGCGACCGTGCAGGCGCTGGCGACGCAGACAGTCCGCCATGCCCGCCAGCCGAGCGATTTCCTCGAAGCCTTCAGCGCCAGGCTTCAGGCGCTGGGCGCCGCCCACAGCCTGCTCTCCGACCGCGAGTGGCGCGGCATCGGCATCCGCGAACTCGTGCAGATCGAGGTCAAGCCGTTCGACACCGCCGAACAGCCGCGCATGACGATCTCAGGCGCCGATCTGCTGCTTTCGCCCGACCAGGCAGTCGGGCTTGGCCTGATCCTGCATGAACTGGCCAGCAACGCGCTGCAACACGGATCGCTGTCGGCGGCTTCAGGCAAGGTCGATCTCGACTGGCAGGCACAGGGGCGCAAAGGCGCTCGGCGCCTGGTGCTGACCTGGCGCGAAAGCGGCGGACCTGAAGTTGCCTCGCCCGAACGCCACGGCTTCGGCTCGATCCTGATCCGCCGCAGCCTGGCCAAGGTCATCTCCAGTGAAGTGACCCACGAATTCCGACCGGGAGGCGTGTTCGCCGAAATATCGATGCCGCTGGAGGATCTGCCGAAGTAA
- a CDS encoding diacylglycerol/lipid kinase family protein, translating to MRFAAVLNQDGGTLRSIDLPAFTDRMRQTLEAAGHCIDIEIVAGRDIVATLDRIASRHSVDIVLAGGGDGTISAAAARLMGRKKALAILPAGTMNLFARGLGIPLTLDAAIKSFADGEVIAVDLATANGQPFVHQFSIGMHAKMVQLRQTMEFGSRLGKMRASVKAAWAAINNPSAMKVTLVIGEAEEAEIVTRTTGIGITNNLFGEGHLPYADNPAGGVLGIYVTVARRRGELVRFLFDVARGKWRASEHVEIHQADRVVLKVHSAARKLRAVIDGELVRLDRETTIEIHPGALNVLVPARAVQAKAA from the coding sequence ATGCGGTTTGCGGCGGTGCTGAACCAGGACGGCGGCACGCTGCGATCGATTGATCTCCCCGCCTTCACCGACCGGATGCGCCAGACATTGGAGGCAGCAGGTCACTGCATCGATATCGAAATCGTTGCCGGCAGGGACATCGTCGCAACGCTGGACCGCATCGCTTCCAGGCATAGTGTCGACATTGTGCTGGCCGGTGGCGGCGACGGCACCATTTCGGCCGCAGCGGCTCGGTTGATGGGCAGGAAGAAAGCACTTGCCATTCTACCGGCCGGCACGATGAACCTGTTTGCACGCGGGCTCGGCATCCCACTGACCCTTGACGCAGCCATAAAGTCCTTTGCCGACGGCGAGGTGATCGCAGTCGATTTGGCAACCGCCAACGGCCAGCCATTCGTGCATCAGTTCTCGATCGGCATGCATGCCAAAATGGTTCAGCTTCGCCAGACTATGGAATTCGGCTCGCGGTTGGGAAAGATGCGGGCTTCGGTAAAGGCTGCCTGGGCGGCGATCAACAACCCATCGGCAATGAAGGTGACGCTGGTCATCGGCGAAGCCGAGGAAGCCGAGATCGTAACGCGCACCACCGGCATCGGCATCACCAACAATCTGTTCGGTGAGGGTCATCTGCCCTATGCCGACAATCCCGCCGGCGGCGTGCTCGGCATTTATGTCACGGTGGCGCGGCGGCGTGGCGAACTGGTCAGGTTCCTCTTCGACGTGGCGCGCGGCAAATGGCGCGCCAGTGAGCACGTCGAAATCCACCAGGCCGACCGGGTCGTTTTGAAAGTCCACTCGGCCGCCCGGAAACTTCGCGCCGTCATCGATGGCGAGTTGGTCAGGCTTGACCGCGAAACCACGATCGAAATCCATCCTGGCGCGCTGAATGTTCTCGTTCCGGCGCGCGCTGTCCAGGCAAAGGCTGCGTGA
- a CDS encoding DUF883 family protein, producing MATAAGKSPNESRPTSELEDDIRQLKVDIQKLTEQLAETGQHGYGAARRVAAEGVEQLRAQGEAAFENMRSNAKDIEAQVVASVREKPVTSLAIAAGVGFLFALLARR from the coding sequence ATGGCGACTGCCGCAGGAAAGTCCCCGAACGAAAGCCGGCCGACTTCGGAGCTTGAAGACGACATCAGGCAGCTGAAAGTCGACATTCAGAAACTCACCGAACAGCTGGCCGAGACCGGCCAACATGGTTACGGGGCTGCTCGTCGCGTTGCTGCGGAAGGAGTCGAGCAATTGCGCGCCCAAGGCGAGGCAGCCTTTGAAAATATGCGCAGCAACGCCAAGGATATCGAAGCGCAAGTGGTGGCGAGCGTGCGCGAAAAGCCGGTGACGTCGCTGGCAATCGCGGCAGGCGTGGGCTTTCTGTTTGCGCTTCTCGCGCGCCGCTAG
- a CDS encoding response regulator, whose translation MDVEQLCRDYGAGDVVVARDLAEIDRQGIASRFDAAIVDLMLGGTSTLDFASRLRESGVPFVFASGYSDMDEIKVSFPDVRLVTKPYSGDDLVEAVASACGRGPLV comes from the coding sequence ATGGATGTCGAGCAGCTTTGCCGCGACTATGGGGCCGGCGATGTAGTCGTCGCCCGCGATCTGGCTGAGATCGATCGGCAGGGCATTGCCTCGCGATTCGACGCGGCCATCGTCGACCTCATGCTGGGCGGCACTTCGACACTCGATTTCGCTTCGCGGCTGCGCGAATCGGGCGTGCCTTTCGTCTTCGCCTCGGGCTATTCCGACATGGACGAAATCAAGGTGTCCTTTCCGGATGTCAGATTGGTCACCAAGCCCTATTCGGGAGACGATCTCGTGGAGGCAGTGGCGTCGGCATGCGGGCGCGGACCTCTTGTTTGA
- a CDS encoding sensor histidine kinase: protein MQSRTGDMKDSGRSDEIIALQSAESGMQLGRALLHALHNAGISVVYQDREMKTVWARNMRPPWVSDRGVSDTGVSDMGDGNGNLPLAQAERIGAAKRNVVASGNPEHLELSIPADDGVRWFQIWVDAAHDEGGAVQGVVTTMVETTEQKRREQTLKTLLREVSHRSKNLLAIIQSIATQTSRYSDTLSDFLTRFRGRLQSLASSQDLVTSSNWRGAALRELVSSQVGRYGAEPVRSLRFRGANPYLNPNAALHIGLAMHELAVNSVSYGALSRADGFVEVRADLTAASAGETALSLTWAEAIVADDNQPSEKRFGSVALERVVPASLNGTAKLEITGDRLEYHLVVPRGNFETD from the coding sequence ATGCAATCCAGAACCGGAGACATGAAAGACAGCGGCCGGAGCGATGAGATCATCGCTTTGCAATCCGCTGAGAGTGGAATGCAGCTTGGCCGGGCCCTTCTCCATGCGCTGCACAATGCCGGTATTTCGGTTGTCTATCAGGATCGCGAGATGAAAACCGTCTGGGCCCGCAACATGCGCCCGCCCTGGGTCTCCGACAGGGGGGTTTCCGACACGGGGGTTTCCGACATGGGCGACGGCAACGGCAACCTGCCGCTTGCGCAGGCGGAGCGCATCGGCGCGGCCAAACGCAACGTCGTCGCATCCGGCAATCCCGAACATCTTGAGCTCAGCATTCCCGCCGACGACGGCGTCCGCTGGTTCCAAATATGGGTAGACGCGGCTCATGACGAGGGCGGCGCCGTGCAGGGCGTCGTCACCACCATGGTCGAAACGACCGAGCAGAAGCGTCGCGAGCAAACCCTCAAGACGCTGCTGCGCGAGGTCAGCCACCGTTCGAAGAACCTTTTGGCCATCATCCAGAGCATCGCCACCCAGACCAGCCGTTATTCGGACACGCTCAGTGATTTCCTGACACGCTTTCGCGGCCGGCTGCAGTCGCTTGCCTCATCCCAGGACCTGGTGACCTCGTCCAACTGGCGGGGAGCGGCACTGCGCGAACTGGTGTCCAGCCAGGTCGGCCGCTATGGCGCCGAGCCTGTGCGCAGCCTGCGTTTTCGCGGTGCAAACCCATACCTCAACCCCAATGCCGCCCTGCATATCGGCTTGGCCATGCACGAGCTTGCCGTCAATTCGGTCAGTTACGGCGCCCTGTCGCGAGCCGACGGATTCGTCGAAGTGAGGGCCGACCTGACGGCCGCTTCCGCTGGCGAGACCGCACTGTCGCTGACATGGGCCGAGGCCATCGTAGCCGATGACAATCAGCCCAGCGAGAAGCGCTTTGGCAGCGTCGCGCTCGAGCGCGTAGTGCCTGCGTCGTTGAACGGTACGGCGAAACTTGAAATCACCGGGGATCGTCTCGAATATCATCTCGTCGTTCCTCGCGGCAATTTCGAGACGGATTGA
- a CDS encoding YMGG-like glycine zipper-containing protein — protein MRKMIIAMVAAIAVSGCSTTERDVGVGAGVGALAGGLIDGGKGALVGAAIGAGTGLLVRNLRNGYCQYRDNRGRLFTARC, from the coding sequence ATGCGGAAGATGATTATTGCCATGGTTGCCGCGATAGCGGTCAGCGGTTGCAGCACCACCGAACGGGATGTCGGCGTCGGCGCCGGTGTCGGCGCTCTGGCCGGCGGCCTGATTGACGGCGGCAAGGGCGCGCTGGTGGGCGCAGCCATCGGTGCCGGTACCGGCCTGCTGGTGCGCAACCTGCGCAATGGCTATTGCCAGTACCGCGACAACCGTGGTCGTCTGTTTACGGCGCGCTGCTGA
- a CDS encoding DUF1328 domain-containing protein, with translation MLYWALVFLVVAIIAGALGFGGIAGTSAGIAQILFFIFLAFLIISLVAGLFKRAS, from the coding sequence ATGCTTTACTGGGCCCTTGTATTCCTCGTCGTTGCGATCATTGCAGGCGCTCTTGGTTTCGGCGGCATCGCCGGCACCTCGGCTGGTATAGCGCAGATATTGTTTTTCATCTTTCTCGCTTTCCTGATCATTTCGCTTGTCGCGGGCTTGTTCAAACGCGCGTCGTGA
- a CDS encoding RNA polymerase sigma factor, whose product MAAVSQSFKTDLLASIPSLRAFAVSLTQNADKADDLVQETLVKAWDKHESFEPGTNLKAWLFTILRNEFYSQMRKRGREVQDSDGIMTARLAVHPAQHGQLDLKDFRSALEQLPEDQREAIILIGASGFSYEEAAEICGCAVGTIKSRVSRARTRLQEILKISGDDEFGPDAISAQVTGSNAA is encoded by the coding sequence ATGGCGGCCGTCTCCCAGAGCTTCAAGACGGATCTGCTCGCCTCGATTCCGAGCCTGCGAGCCTTTGCCGTGTCGTTGACGCAAAACGCCGACAAGGCCGACGATCTGGTGCAGGAAACGCTGGTGAAGGCGTGGGACAAGCATGAGAGCTTCGAGCCGGGCACCAATCTCAAGGCATGGCTGTTCACCATCCTGCGCAACGAATTCTATTCGCAGATGCGCAAGCGCGGCCGCGAGGTGCAGGATAGCGACGGCATCATGACCGCCAGGCTGGCCGTCCATCCGGCCCAGCACGGCCAGCTCGACCTCAAGGACTTTCGGAGCGCGCTCGAGCAATTGCCCGAGGACCAGCGTGAAGCCATCATCCTCATCGGCGCGTCGGGATTTTCCTACGAGGAAGCCGCCGAAATTTGCGGCTGCGCGGTCGGAACGATCAAGAGCCGCGTCAGCCGCGCCCGCACGCGGCTGCAGGAAATCCTGAAGATTTCCGGCGATGACGAGTTTGGCCCGGATGCGATCTCGGCTCAGGTGACGGGGTCGAACGCCGCCTGA
- a CDS encoding CHASE domain-containing protein, translated as MKKFFPIVAFVAVALISLTMAGFAYFATQEAARIKFEATADDALNRIDSRIDLHLSMLRSTHALFEARNGEISRSEFKAFFDALGINDNFAGLRGIGFLRLVRAGDEAAVESAILHDYGVSDAIYPATTTLPWRAPITLFEPLDPSNQSGIGYDMFTEPVRREAIERAMADNQQHASGRVQLGQETGAAQTFTGFLVFVRLNIETAADGIDASRSSTTGFLYASFRARDLFQTALSRTPLLPVNIEIYDGKVDADHLLFRSETPPASSFGDRLLVSRELTIAGRPWTVLFRPTSAFSQPSSRAIPVMLGLFGLLLAGTIALVARYQERAYEAVSLLHETTEKSLLEKDLMLQEMKHRIKNSITRVLAIARQTASHATDVQEFSSSFSARLQAMAASQDMLTRSRWQKADLGDLLRIELGQVFGKELPDGILSGPEVLLDETTTQALGLTFHELATNALKYGETGNSANTGNSDWSLKVDWSVEDRESDRTLVLNWREAGEKKLEPPVKTGFGTKLIDLNVTRELRGTINRDFHDGRLSVEIRIPLSG; from the coding sequence TTGAAGAAGTTCTTCCCGATCGTCGCTTTCGTCGCCGTCGCGCTGATCAGCCTGACAATGGCGGGATTCGCCTATTTCGCCACCCAGGAAGCGGCGCGCATCAAATTCGAGGCCACGGCGGACGACGCCCTCAACCGGATCGACAGCCGCATCGACCTGCATCTGTCGATGCTGCGATCGACACATGCGCTGTTCGAGGCTCGCAATGGTGAGATTTCGCGGAGCGAGTTCAAGGCGTTCTTCGATGCGCTTGGTATCAACGACAATTTCGCCGGCCTGCGCGGCATCGGCTTTCTCCGGCTGGTGAGAGCCGGCGACGAGGCAGCGGTCGAGAGTGCCATCCTGCACGACTATGGCGTCAGCGATGCGATCTACCCGGCCACGACAACGCTGCCATGGCGTGCGCCCATCACGCTGTTCGAGCCGCTGGACCCCTCCAATCAATCCGGCATCGGCTACGACATGTTCACCGAACCGGTGCGGCGCGAGGCGATCGAAAGGGCGATGGCCGACAACCAGCAGCACGCCAGCGGGCGCGTGCAGCTAGGCCAGGAAACAGGAGCTGCGCAGACCTTTACCGGCTTCCTGGTCTTCGTGCGGCTCAACATCGAAACCGCGGCGGACGGCATCGATGCGTCCAGATCCTCGACAACAGGCTTTCTTTATGCGTCGTTCCGCGCCCGCGACCTGTTCCAGACCGCGCTCAGCCGGACGCCGCTGCTGCCGGTCAACATCGAAATCTATGACGGCAAGGTGGATGCCGACCATCTTTTGTTCCGGTCGGAAACGCCGCCGGCGTCGAGCTTCGGCGACAGGTTGCTGGTTTCTCGCGAACTCACCATCGCCGGGCGTCCATGGACCGTCCTATTCAGGCCGACAAGCGCCTTCTCGCAACCTTCCTCGCGCGCCATTCCGGTGATGCTCGGCCTGTTCGGACTGCTGCTCGCCGGAACCATCGCTTTGGTGGCACGCTATCAGGAGCGGGCCTATGAGGCGGTCTCGCTGCTTCATGAGACGACGGAAAAAAGCCTGCTCGAAAAAGACCTGATGCTGCAGGAGATGAAGCACCGCATCAAGAACTCGATCACGCGGGTGCTGGCGATCGCGCGCCAGACGGCGTCGCACGCCACCGACGTGCAAGAGTTCTCGTCTTCTTTTTCGGCGCGGCTGCAGGCGATGGCGGCTTCCCAGGACATGCTGACGCGCTCGCGCTGGCAGAAGGCCGATCTCGGCGATCTCTTGCGCATCGAGCTTGGCCAGGTGTTCGGCAAGGAGCTCCCCGACGGGATATTGTCGGGGCCAGAGGTGTTGCTCGACGAGACGACGACGCAAGCGCTCGGCCTGACCTTTCACGAACTGGCGACGAACGCGCTGAAATATGGCGAAACCGGCAATTCGGCCAACACTGGAAACAGTGACTGGTCGCTCAAGGTCGATTGGTCGGTCGAAGACCGCGAGAGCGACCGGACGCTGGTTCTCAACTGGCGCGAAGCCGGCGAGAAGAAACTCGAACCACCTGTCAAAACCGGTTTTGGCACCAAGCTGATCGATTTGAACGTGACGCGCGAATTGCGCGGTACGATCAATCGCGATTTTCACGATGGCAGGTTGAGCGTGGAAATCAGGATTCCACTGTCGGGCTGA
- a CDS encoding NepR family anti-sigma factor, with translation MRKDNTAGAATKRRRAASGDPLGPNSEIGRKLKQYYDELVSDSVPDRFAQLLSQLEQAQPARKKD, from the coding sequence ATGAGGAAAGACAACACGGCTGGCGCTGCAACGAAGAGGCGCCGGGCTGCTTCCGGCGACCCGCTCGGGCCAAACTCGGAAATCGGCCGCAAACTCAAACAATACTACGACGAGCTGGTCTCCGATAGCGTGCCGGATCGCTTCGCCCAATTGCTCAGCCAGTTGGAACAGGCGCAACCTGCACGGAAAAAGGACTGA
- a CDS encoding response regulator codes for MSLSATIAPHLPFLRRFSRAVSGSQESGDALVAAMLEAIIADVDIFPNASNDRIALYKVFARLFTSVAIRVPQEHPQSAWEQRAAANLNAISPRPRQAFLLVAVEGFSEDEAAEILDVDDQEFSELLAEASNEISRQVATDVLIIEDEPLIAMDIEQMVESLGHRVVGTARTHAEAVAMFAKTRPKMVLADIQLADGSSGIEAVNEILSTTPVPVIFITAFPERLLTGDRPEPAFLVTKPFNPEMVKALISQALFFDRHAKAAA; via the coding sequence ATGAGCCTATCCGCAACCATCGCTCCACACTTGCCGTTCCTGCGCCGCTTTTCGCGGGCCGTCTCCGGATCGCAGGAGAGTGGCGACGCGCTGGTCGCCGCGATGCTCGAAGCCATCATCGCCGACGTCGACATCTTTCCGAACGCGTCGAACGACCGCATCGCGCTCTACAAGGTCTTTGCCAGGCTGTTCACCTCGGTCGCCATCCGCGTTCCGCAGGAACACCCGCAGTCGGCGTGGGAACAGCGCGCCGCCGCCAATCTGAACGCGATCTCACCCCGTCCCCGCCAAGCCTTCCTGCTGGTCGCCGTCGAAGGTTTCAGCGAAGACGAGGCGGCGGAGATCCTCGACGTCGACGATCAGGAGTTCTCCGAGCTTCTTGCCGAGGCCAGCAACGAGATTTCCCGCCAAGTGGCAACCGATGTGCTGATCATCGAGGACGAGCCGCTGATCGCCATGGACATCGAACAGATGGTCGAGAGCCTGGGTCATCGCGTTGTCGGAACGGCGCGTACCCATGCCGAGGCAGTGGCGATGTTCGCCAAGACGCGGCCGAAGATGGTGCTGGCCGACATCCAGCTTGCCGACGGCAGCTCGGGCATCGAAGCGGTCAACGAGATCCTGTCGACCACCCCGGTGCCGGTGATCTTCATCACCGCTTTTCCCGAACGCCTCCTTACCGGCGACCGGCCGGAGCCAGCGTTCCTCGTCACCAAGCCGTTCAATCCGGAGATGGTCAAGGCCCTGATCAGCCAGGCGCTGTTCTTCGACCGGCATGCGAAAGCCGCTGCATAG